The proteins below come from a single Agrobacterium vitis genomic window:
- a CDS encoding type II toxin-antitoxin system Phd/YefM family antitoxin: MTNVRFTEFRQNFAHHFDSVLESRAPLLVTRQGKEAVVVIAEGEYESMQETLHLLSNPANAERLRDSIEQLRQGKVTDRDPTEPDDHQDA; encoded by the coding sequence ATGACCAATGTTCGCTTCACTGAATTTCGCCAGAATTTCGCTCATCATTTTGACAGCGTGCTGGAGTCACGCGCGCCCTTGCTGGTGACACGCCAAGGCAAGGAAGCCGTGGTGGTGATTGCCGAGGGAGAATATGAGAGCATGCAGGAAACCTTGCATCTCCTGTCCAACCCGGCCAACGCCGAACGCCTGCGCGACAGCATCGAACAATTGCGCCAAGGCAAAGTCACTGATCGCGATCCAACCGAGCCGGATGACCACCAGGACGCTTGA
- a CDS encoding Txe/YoeB family addiction module toxin translates to MKLGWTENAWDDYEFWLQTDLKMVSKINDLIRNAKRTPFTGLGKPEPLKGDLAGFWSRRIAGDHRLVYCVSGSGQEQRLDIVQCRYHYRK, encoded by the coding sequence ATGAAGCTGGGCTGGACCGAGAATGCCTGGGACGATTACGAATTTTGGCTCCAAACCGACCTGAAAATGGTCTCGAAAATCAACGACCTGATCCGCAATGCCAAAAGAACGCCGTTTACCGGCCTTGGAAAGCCCGAACCGCTGAAAGGCGATCTCGCTGGCTTCTGGTCTCGGCGTATCGCTGGCGATCATCGGCTGGTCTATTGCGTTTCGGGGTCAGGCCAGGAACAGCGGTTGGATATCGTGCAATGCCGCTACCATTATAGAAAATGA
- a CDS encoding benzoate/H(+) symporter BenE family transporter, producing MLKQFSPQSLFMGLLVAFVGFASSFAVILQGLKGVGASDLQAASGLMALSVSMGICGLIVCLKTRMPISIAWSTPGAALLVTAGVPQGGFSAAVGAFLGCAALIVIAGLFKPLGRAIGAIPAPLANAMLSGVIVGLCFAPFKAIEESPLLGLPILLAWAIVGTINRLFAVPAALAAFVLVLVFAVPLPDGAFSALGASLVPPVAFVMPTFTFASMVSIALPLFIVTMASQNIPGIAVLKVHDYHPRPGPLFTITGLFTALAAPFGAHAINLAAVTAAMAAGHDAHADPQRRYWAAMIGSVGYLVLGLLAGVVTSFVGLAPAILIESVAGLALIGAFSGSIVSAFREPTTREAAAVTFLVTASGISLLGISAAFWGLIGGLAMLGLTQFAVRLRR from the coding sequence ATGCTGAAACAATTTTCTCCGCAAAGCCTGTTCATGGGCCTTCTGGTCGCCTTTGTCGGCTTTGCCAGTTCCTTTGCTGTTATTCTGCAAGGGCTGAAAGGGGTTGGGGCCAGCGATCTGCAGGCGGCTTCCGGCCTGATGGCGCTGTCGGTCTCCATGGGCATTTGCGGCCTTATCGTCTGTCTCAAGACGCGGATGCCGATTTCCATTGCCTGGTCGACGCCGGGTGCCGCCCTGCTGGTCACCGCCGGTGTGCCGCAAGGCGGTTTTTCAGCAGCGGTCGGGGCGTTTCTGGGCTGCGCCGCGCTGATCGTCATTGCCGGGCTGTTCAAGCCGCTTGGCCGGGCCATTGGCGCCATTCCCGCGCCGCTGGCCAATGCTATGCTATCAGGGGTGATCGTCGGCCTTTGCTTTGCCCCGTTCAAAGCCATCGAAGAAAGCCCGCTGCTCGGCCTGCCAATCCTGCTCGCCTGGGCGATTGTCGGCACCATCAACCGGCTCTTTGCCGTTCCCGCCGCTCTTGCTGCCTTCGTTCTGGTCCTGGTGTTCGCCGTTCCCCTGCCCGACGGCGCATTCTCGGCATTGGGTGCCTCCCTCGTGCCGCCGGTTGCATTCGTGATGCCGACGTTCACATTCGCGTCGATGGTTTCCATCGCATTGCCCCTGTTTATCGTCACCATGGCTTCACAGAACATTCCAGGCATCGCCGTGCTGAAAGTGCATGATTACCACCCAAGGCCGGGTCCACTTTTCACCATTACCGGCCTTTTCACCGCCCTTGCCGCGCCCTTCGGCGCCCATGCCATCAATCTCGCCGCTGTCACAGCCGCCATGGCGGCGGGCCATGATGCCCATGCCGATCCGCAGCGGCGCTATTGGGCGGCGATGATCGGCAGCGTTGGCTATCTGGTGCTTGGGCTTTTGGCCGGCGTCGTCACCTCCTTTGTAGGCTTGGCACCCGCCATCCTGATCGAATCGGTCGCGGGCCTTGCGCTGATTGGCGCCTTTTCCGGGTCAATCGTTTCGGCTTTCCGCGAACCCACGACCCGCGAGGCTGCCGCCGTCACCTTTTTGGTCACCGCCTCGGGTATCTCGCTTCTCGGCATTTCCGCCGCCTTCTGGGGATTGATCGGCGGTCTGGCCATGCTGGGGCTGACGCAGTTCGCCGTCCGGCTACGGCGCTGA
- a CDS encoding Lrp/AsnC family transcriptional regulator, producing the protein MQVSDKDRELLALLGENARMPVATLARRLGLSRTTVQARLERLEREGVIAGYGLRLSDAYQSGLIRAHVMITMAPKALTNVTAELAAIPQVTALHSVNGPYDLIAMLAAPSILELDRLIDRIGELSGVERTLSSIILSTRIAR; encoded by the coding sequence ATGCAGGTCTCCGACAAGGACCGGGAACTTCTGGCGCTGCTGGGTGAAAATGCCCGTATGCCGGTCGCCACGCTGGCGCGGCGGCTTGGCCTGTCGCGCACCACGGTGCAGGCGCGGTTGGAACGGCTGGAGCGGGAAGGAGTGATTGCCGGCTACGGGCTTCGGCTATCGGACGCCTATCAGAGCGGGCTGATCCGCGCCCATGTGATGATTACCATGGCACCCAAGGCATTGACCAACGTCACGGCAGAGCTGGCCGCCATCCCGCAGGTCACGGCGCTGCATTCTGTCAACGGTCCCTATGACCTGATCGCCATGCTGGCAGCGCCCTCAATCCTGGAGCTGGACCGGCTGATTGACCGGATTGGGGAGCTGTCGGGGGTGGAGCGGACGCTGTCGTCGATCATCCTATCGACGCGGATCGCTCGGTAA
- a CDS encoding Stf0 family sulfotransferase, whose amino-acid sequence MAKFHSYVICTSPRSGSTLLCNMLAATGVAGKPKSYFHHGPITDWLSYLNLDINPSLPESDLLAAIFEAAVEKGRNGTGLFGLRLQRHSFDLFVEKLAVLYPVLASDRQRIEAAFGNTLFIHLTRLDKVQQAVSYVKAQQTGLWHRAPDGAELERLSAPRDPIYDAAKIRASYDEFIQYDRAWQSWFDMQGIQPLPITYEALCADPIGSLKDLLGQLGVNGEAASSVVPGTAKLADGINQSWETRFRTEHLHGDPL is encoded by the coding sequence ATGGCGAAATTCCATTCCTATGTGATCTGCACCTCGCCACGCAGCGGCAGCACCTTGTTGTGCAATATGCTGGCAGCAACCGGAGTGGCCGGTAAGCCGAAATCCTATTTTCATCACGGACCGATTACCGATTGGCTGTCCTATCTCAATCTGGACATCAACCCCTCTTTGCCGGAAAGCGACCTTCTGGCGGCGATCTTTGAAGCTGCTGTCGAGAAGGGCCGCAATGGCACGGGGCTGTTTGGCCTGCGGCTGCAACGGCACAGTTTTGATCTGTTTGTCGAAAAGCTTGCCGTTCTTTACCCGGTGCTGGCCAGCGACCGGCAGCGGATCGAGGCTGCGTTCGGAAACACGCTGTTCATTCACCTGACACGCCTCGATAAGGTGCAACAGGCCGTCTCCTATGTGAAAGCCCAACAAACTGGATTATGGCATCGCGCACCAGATGGTGCGGAGTTGGAACGGTTGTCTGCGCCACGCGATCCAATTTACGACGCCGCCAAAATCCGCGCCAGCTACGACGAATTCATCCAGTATGATCGCGCCTGGCAAAGCTGGTTCGACATGCAAGGCATCCAACCCTTGCCAATCACCTATGAAGCGCTTTGCGCCGACCCCATTGGCAGCCTGAAGGATTTGCTGGGGCAACTGGGAGTGAATGGTGAGGCTGCAAGCAGCGTCGTGCCCGGCACCGCCAAGCTGGCAGACGGGATCAACCAAAGCTGGGAGACACGGTTTCGCACGGAGCATTTGCACGGTGATCCCCTATGA
- a CDS encoding saccharopine dehydrogenase family protein, whose protein sequence is MRGTVMKNISIIGAGKIGGAIAHLLAETGDYRVTVADRSAEQLAKLATHPGIATALVDITDSNALDAHLHGQFAVLSAAPFHLTGTIAESAARSGCHYLDLTEDVATTKKVEALAEGARTAFIPQCGLAPGFISIVAHDLAQRFETLDSVRMRVGALPQYPSNALNYNLTWSTDGLINEYIEPCEAIVEGRMISVPAMEEREEFSLDGVTYEAFNTSGGLGTLAKTLEGRVRTMNYRTIRYPGHQAIIKALLNDFNLKNRRDVLKDLFENALPATMQDVVVIFVTVCGWREGRYMQETYANKVYAGTVADKKMSAIQITTAAGICAVLDLLAEGTLPQSGFVRQEEISLDAFLANRFGQLYQSAAAPITRKSHEYAAA, encoded by the coding sequence ATTAGGGGAACGGTCATGAAAAACATTTCCATCATTGGCGCAGGCAAGATTGGCGGGGCAATTGCCCATCTTCTGGCAGAGACCGGCGATTACCGGGTGACAGTCGCCGACCGCAGCGCCGAGCAATTGGCAAAGCTTGCCACTCACCCCGGTATCGCCACGGCTTTGGTCGACATTACCGATAGCAACGCCTTGGATGCCCATCTTCACGGCCAGTTCGCCGTTCTCTCCGCCGCCCCTTTTCACCTGACCGGCACCATTGCCGAAAGTGCGGCGCGCAGCGGCTGCCATTACCTCGACCTGACCGAAGACGTGGCGACCACGAAAAAGGTCGAGGCATTGGCGGAGGGTGCGCGAACCGCCTTCATCCCGCAATGCGGCCTTGCACCCGGCTTTATTTCCATCGTCGCCCATGATCTGGCGCAGCGCTTCGAGACGCTTGATAGCGTGCGAATGCGGGTCGGCGCGCTGCCGCAATACCCGTCCAATGCGCTGAACTATAACCTTACCTGGAGCACGGACGGGCTGATCAACGAATATATCGAGCCTTGCGAAGCCATTGTCGAGGGACGGATGATCAGCGTACCGGCCATGGAAGAGCGCGAGGAATTTTCGCTTGATGGCGTGACCTATGAAGCCTTCAACACGTCAGGCGGCCTCGGCACATTGGCGAAAACCCTGGAAGGCCGGGTAAGAACGATGAACTATCGCACTATCCGCTATCCCGGCCATCAGGCAATCATCAAGGCGCTGCTCAACGACTTTAACCTGAAGAACCGCCGCGACGTGCTGAAAGACCTGTTTGAAAACGCCCTGCCTGCCACCATGCAGGATGTGGTGGTGATTTTCGTCACCGTCTGCGGCTGGCGCGAAGGGCGCTATATGCAGGAGACCTATGCCAACAAGGTCTATGCCGGCACTGTCGCGGACAAGAAAATGAGCGCCATCCAGATCACCACCGCCGCTGGCATCTGCGCCGTGCTGGACCTGTTGGCAGAGGGCACGTTGCCGCAATCCGGCTTCGTGCGCCAGGAGGAAATCAGCCTCGACGCCTTTCTCGCCAATCGCTTCGGCCAGCTCTATCAATCGGCAGCCGCCCCGATCACCCGCAAAAGCCACGAATACGCAGCGGCATAA
- a CDS encoding anthranilate synthase, with the protein MATIIRDDNSDVYQTRGGITVTRQRRATPYTDAVSSYVEKLDERRGAVFSSNYEYPGRYTRWDTAIVDPPLGISSFGRAVWIEAYNGRGEVLLSMIAEKLKTVPELVLGALTAQRLDLTVKTPDRVFTEEERSKAPTVFTVLRAITDLFYSSADSSIGLFGAFGYDLAFQFDAIDLKLKRPDDQRDMVLFLPDEILVVDHYSAKAWIDRYDFEKDGVTTAGKAETIAPEPFRHTDTIPPRGDHRPGEFAELVVKAKESFRKGDLFEVVPGQKFMERCDSKPSDISKRLKDINPSPYSFFINLGNQEYLVGASPEMFVRVNGRRIETCPISGTIKRGDDPIADSEQILKLLNSKKDESELTMCSDVDRNDKSRVCEPGSVKVIGRRQIEMYSRLIHTVDHIEGRLRDDMDAFDGFLSHAWAVTVTGAPKLWAMRFVEAHEKSARAWYGGAVGMVGFNGDMNTGLTLRTVRIKDGIAEVRAGATLLNDSDPQEEEAETELKASAMIAAIRDAKTGHNAKAQRGVAAVGHGVKILLVDHEDSFVHTLANYFRQTGATVSTVRSPVPEEVFDRLNPDLVVLSPGPGSPSDFDCTATIKKARDRNLPIFGVCLGLQALTEAYGGVLRQLDVPMHGKPSRIRVLEPGIVFSGLNKEVTVGRYHSIHADPASLPKDFIITAESEDGTIMGIEHAKEPVAAVQFHPESIMTLGNDAGMRMIENVVEKLAKRAKVKAA; encoded by the coding sequence ATGGCAACCATTATTCGCGATGACAATAGCGATGTCTACCAGACCCGGGGCGGGATTACGGTAACGCGCCAGCGTCGTGCCACACCCTATACCGATGCAGTCTCCAGCTATGTCGAAAAGCTGGATGAGCGGCGCGGCGCGGTGTTTTCCTCCAACTACGAATATCCGGGCCGCTATACCCGCTGGGATACGGCCATTGTCGATCCGCCGCTGGGTATTTCCAGCTTTGGTCGCGCTGTGTGGATCGAAGCTTACAATGGCCGGGGCGAAGTGCTGCTGTCGATGATCGCCGAAAAGCTGAAGACTGTGCCGGAACTGGTGCTGGGTGCGCTGACCGCGCAGCGGCTCGACCTGACAGTAAAGACCCCCGACCGGGTATTTACCGAGGAGGAGCGCTCCAAGGCACCGACGGTGTTTACCGTGCTGCGCGCCATTACCGACCTGTTCTATTCGTCTGCCGATAGCAGCATTGGCCTGTTCGGGGCTTTCGGCTATGATCTGGCCTTCCAGTTCGATGCCATCGATCTGAAACTGAAGCGGCCGGACGATCAGCGCGACATGGTGCTGTTCCTGCCCGATGAAATTCTGGTGGTTGACCATTATTCCGCCAAGGCCTGGATTGACCGCTATGATTTCGAAAAGGATGGCGTGACCACGGCGGGCAAGGCCGAGACCATTGCCCCGGAGCCTTTCCGCCACACCGATACCATTCCGCCGCGCGGCGATCATCGGCCCGGCGAATTTGCCGAGCTGGTGGTGAAGGCCAAGGAAAGCTTCCGCAAGGGCGACCTGTTCGAAGTGGTTCCCGGCCAGAAATTCATGGAGCGTTGCGATAGCAAGCCCTCGGATATTTCCAAGCGGTTGAAGGACATCAATCCGTCGCCCTATTCCTTCTTCATCAATCTCGGCAATCAGGAATATCTGGTCGGCGCTTCGCCGGAAATGTTCGTGCGCGTCAACGGACGGCGCATCGAGACCTGCCCGATTTCTGGCACGATCAAACGCGGCGACGACCCGATTGCCGATAGCGAACAGATCCTCAAGCTGTTGAATTCCAAGAAGGACGAATCCGAACTGACCATGTGTTCGGATGTTGATCGCAATGACAAAAGCCGGGTCTGCGAACCGGGTTCGGTCAAGGTGATCGGCCGCCGCCAGATCGAAATGTATTCCCGGCTGATCCACACCGTGGACCATATCGAGGGCCGGTTGCGCGACGATATGGATGCGTTCGACGGCTTCCTCTCCCATGCCTGGGCGGTCACCGTCACTGGCGCGCCAAAACTCTGGGCGATGCGCTTTGTCGAAGCCCATGAGAAGAGCGCGCGCGCCTGGTATGGCGGCGCGGTCGGTATGGTTGGCTTCAATGGCGATATGAATACCGGGCTGACGCTGCGCACCGTGCGCATCAAGGACGGCATTGCCGAAGTGCGGGCCGGTGCAACGCTGCTCAATGACAGCGATCCGCAGGAAGAAGAAGCTGAAACAGAATTGAAGGCATCGGCGATGATTGCTGCGATCCGTGACGCCAAGACCGGCCATAATGCCAAGGCCCAGCGCGGCGTGGCGGCTGTCGGCCACGGCGTGAAAATCCTGTTGGTCGATCATGAGGACTCATTCGTCCACACGCTGGCCAATTACTTCCGCCAGACCGGCGCTACCGTCAGCACGGTGCGTAGCCCGGTGCCGGAAGAGGTGTTTGATCGCCTGAACCCCGATCTCGTCGTCTTGTCGCCCGGACCGGGCTCTCCGTCGGATTTCGATTGCACGGCGACGATCAAGAAAGCGCGTGACCGCAACCTGCCGATTTTCGGCGTCTGCCTAGGCCTCCAGGCGCTGACGGAAGCCTATGGCGGCGTGCTGCGTCAACTGGACGTGCCGATGCATGGCAAGCCGTCGCGCATTCGCGTGCTGGAACCCGGCATCGTGTTTTCCGGCTTAAACAAGGAAGTCACGGTCGGGCGCTATCACTCAATCCATGCCGATCCGGCGAGCTTACCCAAGGATTTCATCATCACCGCCGAAAGCGAGGATGGAACGATCATGGGCATCGAGCATGCCAAAGAGCCGGTGGCCGCCGTGCAGTTCCACCCGGAATCAATCATGACGCTCGGCAACGATGCCGGGATGCGGATGATCGAGAATGTAGTGGAAAAGCTGGCCAAACGGGCGAAGGTGAAGGCGGCGTGA
- a CDS encoding type VI secretion system tip protein TssI/VgrG produces MFDDILTADFIQASRVLKVSSPLGEDQLLPERMKVDEGVNRLFEITLHVRAKREAVKPEELIGKLVDISLEIRQGELGEDGLRRPFNGLVTDLEEGPPVTRGLRSYTLTIRPQMWLLSRRSDCRIWLDMTSIQVLETLFSEHGLPQPDIGFLQNKPPAQGYSVQWQENDLDYLLRRLEEDGIFYWFQHDKGIHRLRVTDHQIAWSKASASAEGDDTVRIAQGSSDRNHITEWMRRFSYVPGQRVDADWNFETPNFIPRSQTPSLVELSGNAKRELYNYPARAADYTEMERVGKLRAQATQADHERIKGQSTVRVLEPGRRFNPYEEPHPEHKYEEHVITRITHWVVDRSYETTENQPEYINQFEAIPSRIPLTPHRTTKRPRIEGAQVAIVAGPSGEEIHPDKYGRIKAWFPWDRRAKKDGSDTCWIRVSQSWAGGLWGSQVIPRIGMEVMIAYIDGDPDRPLVTGVVPNTNNPVPYDLPANKTKSVFRTNTHKSKAWNQFNEITFDDATNNEELFIHAQRDRTEKTRNNFTSRTDNNYFSSVGRNAMVSVRNNYEQVAGGNYHLTVGGGFTTEALLPGQLTGHFGVREMGYYLNSTFETSMTGGNYVVECSSSAYMAVGGNKSESIIGFQYANIGQDLSINVSGDSILQVAGDKRSTIGGDSVDNIAGRKSILSNELVKIIAGKSFIVMTADGNITISGKNVSINGEETVTIKAKRVEIN; encoded by the coding sequence ATGTTCGACGATATATTGACTGCCGATTTCATTCAGGCCAGCCGCGTTTTGAAAGTCTCCTCTCCGCTGGGTGAGGATCAATTGCTGCCGGAGCGGATGAAGGTGGATGAGGGCGTCAATCGTCTGTTTGAAATCACTCTACATGTCCGCGCCAAGCGTGAAGCGGTCAAACCGGAAGAGCTTATCGGCAAGCTGGTCGATATTTCCCTGGAAATCCGCCAGGGCGAGTTGGGCGAGGATGGCCTGCGCCGCCCGTTCAATGGCTTGGTGACCGATCTTGAGGAAGGCCCGCCGGTCACACGCGGGTTACGCTCCTACACGCTCACCATCCGTCCGCAGATGTGGCTGCTGTCGCGCCGCTCCGATTGCCGGATCTGGCTGGATATGACATCGATCCAGGTGCTGGAAACGCTGTTTTCCGAACATGGCCTGCCGCAGCCGGATATCGGCTTTCTACAGAACAAGCCACCGGCGCAAGGCTATTCTGTCCAATGGCAGGAAAATGACCTCGACTACCTGCTTCGCCGGTTGGAAGAAGATGGAATCTTCTATTGGTTTCAACATGATAAGGGCATTCATCGCCTGAGAGTAACGGACCACCAGATTGCCTGGTCAAAGGCCTCGGCCAGCGCGGAAGGCGATGACACCGTGCGGATCGCCCAAGGCTCTTCCGACCGCAACCACATCACCGAATGGATGCGGCGTTTCAGCTATGTTCCCGGCCAACGGGTCGATGCCGACTGGAATTTTGAAACGCCGAACTTCATTCCACGCTCGCAGACCCCTTCTCTCGTGGAGTTGTCGGGCAATGCCAAGCGCGAGCTTTACAACTATCCCGCCCGCGCCGCCGATTACACCGAAATGGAGCGCGTCGGTAAATTGCGCGCGCAGGCGACACAGGCGGATCACGAGCGGATCAAAGGCCAGTCGACCGTGCGTGTGCTGGAACCAGGACGACGCTTCAACCCCTATGAAGAACCCCACCCGGAACACAAATACGAAGAGCATGTGATAACCCGTATCACCCATTGGGTGGTGGATCGCTCCTATGAAACCACGGAAAACCAGCCGGAATATATCAACCAATTCGAGGCCATACCGTCCCGTATCCCCTTAACCCCGCATCGCACCACCAAACGCCCGCGCATCGAAGGCGCGCAGGTGGCCATTGTCGCAGGCCCCTCGGGGGAAGAAATTCATCCTGACAAATACGGCCGGATCAAAGCCTGGTTCCCCTGGGACAGACGCGCCAAAAAGGACGGCTCCGACACCTGCTGGATCCGCGTCTCCCAAAGCTGGGCCGGCGGCCTCTGGGGCTCCCAGGTCATCCCCCGCATCGGCATGGAAGTCATGATCGCCTATATCGACGGCGACCCGGATAGACCGCTGGTGACAGGCGTCGTGCCGAACACGAACAATCCGGTACCGTATGATTTGCCGGCCAATAAGACCAAGAGCGTGTTTCGGACCAATACACATAAATCGAAAGCGTGGAATCAATTTAACGAAATCACCTTCGATGACGCGACCAATAACGAAGAACTTTTTATCCACGCACAGCGCGATAGGACGGAGAAAACTCGCAACAACTTCACATCTAGAACGGACAATAACTATTTCTCGAGCGTGGGACGGAACGCAATGGTTTCCGTCCGTAATAACTACGAACAAGTTGCCGGCGGGAATTACCATCTGACGGTAGGAGGAGGTTTTACAACCGAAGCCCTTCTTCCAGGGCAACTTACCGGCCACTTTGGTGTACGGGAAATGGGATATTATCTAAATTCGACCTTCGAAACCTCCATGACTGGAGGGAATTATGTCGTGGAGTGTTCATCCAGCGCATACATGGCCGTCGGCGGAAACAAAAGTGAAAGCATAATTGGCTTTCAGTACGCCAATATAGGGCAAGATCTTAGCATCAATGTCAGCGGGGACAGCATTTTACAAGTTGCCGGAGACAAACGATCAACAATCGGAGGAGACAGCGTTGACAACATCGCTGGCAGAAAAAGTATTTTAAGCAATGAACTGGTTAAAATAATTGCAGGAAAATCGTTCATCGTCATGACCGCAGACGGTAATATCACCATTAGCGGGAAAAACGTCTCCATTAATGGAGAGGAAACAGTTACAATCAAAGCAAAAAGAGTTGAGATCAACTGA
- the leuA gene encoding 2-isopropylmalate synthase, which produces MLKSNSVHKGMPDAASKYRPYPQIDISDRTWPGKTITQAPIWCSVDLRDGNQSLVNPMGHDRKARMFQLLLEMGFKEIEIGFPSASQTDFDFARWCVEQGNVPDNVSLQVLVQCRPELISRTFEALEGAHKPIIHFYNSTSELQRRVVFAKDVPGIKQIAVDAAKMIIDMATKAGGGYRFEYSPESFTGTELEVALEICNAVIAEIKPTADNKLILNLPSTVEMATPNIYADQIEWMCRNIDNRENVIISLHPHNDRGTGIAATELALMAGADRVEGTLFGNGERTGNVDVVTLALNMYTQGIDPELDCSQIERIKDVYEYANEMTIPERHPYVGELVYTAFSGSHQDAINKGMKAVKKANSPVWEVPYLPIDPQDVGRSYEAIIRINSQSGKGGIAYILQQDYGINLPRNLQVEFREEIQRITDEEGVELPSKRIYDSFISRYIDQPNARLKFVDHHTYPDTATKGVRIVAAEIADGGEVKRIEGKGNGPIDGFVNALSTYLGIEISVRDYSEHSLQHGSNAAAIAYVEMDHPGGRLFGAGINQNIVTASLEAIVSAANRVLDARAK; this is translated from the coding sequence ATGTTGAAGAGCAATTCCGTGCACAAGGGCATGCCCGACGCGGCAAGCAAATACCGGCCCTACCCCCAGATCGACATTTCCGACCGCACCTGGCCGGGCAAAACCATCACCCAAGCGCCGATCTGGTGTTCGGTCGATCTGCGCGACGGCAACCAGTCGCTGGTCAACCCGATGGGCCACGACCGTAAGGCCCGGATGTTCCAGTTGCTGCTGGAAATGGGCTTCAAGGAAATCGAGATCGGCTTTCCCTCGGCCTCACAGACCGATTTCGACTTTGCCCGCTGGTGCGTCGAGCAAGGCAATGTGCCTGATAATGTCTCCCTCCAAGTGCTGGTGCAATGCCGCCCGGAACTGATCAGCCGCACCTTCGAGGCTTTGGAAGGCGCGCATAAGCCGATCATCCATTTCTACAATTCGACCTCGGAATTGCAGCGCCGCGTGGTGTTTGCCAAGGACGTGCCCGGTATCAAGCAGATCGCCGTCGATGCGGCGAAAATGATCATCGACATGGCCACCAAGGCTGGTGGCGGCTACCGGTTTGAATATTCGCCGGAAAGCTTTACCGGCACGGAACTGGAGGTGGCGCTGGAAATCTGCAACGCTGTGATTGCCGAGATCAAGCCGACCGCTGACAACAAGCTGATCCTCAACCTGCCCTCGACCGTGGAAATGGCGACGCCGAACATCTATGCCGACCAGATCGAGTGGATGTGCCGCAATATCGACAACCGCGAAAACGTCATCATCTCGCTGCATCCCCACAACGACCGCGGCACCGGCATTGCCGCCACCGAACTGGCCCTGATGGCGGGTGCCGACCGGGTGGAAGGCACGCTGTTTGGCAATGGCGAGCGCACCGGCAATGTCGATGTGGTGACGCTGGCGCTGAACATGTACACCCAGGGCATCGATCCCGAACTGGACTGCTCGCAGATCGAGCGCATCAAGGATGTTTATGAATATGCCAATGAAATGACCATCCCAGAACGCCATCCCTATGTTGGCGAGCTGGTCTATACCGCCTTTTCCGGCTCACACCAGGATGCGATCAACAAGGGGATGAAGGCCGTGAAAAAGGCCAATTCCCCGGTCTGGGAAGTCCCCTATCTGCCAATCGATCCGCAGGATGTCGGCCGCTCCTATGAGGCGATCATCCGCATCAATTCCCAATCGGGCAAGGGCGGTATCGCTTATATCCTGCAACAGGATTACGGCATCAACCTGCCGCGCAACTTGCAGGTGGAGTTCCGCGAGGAAATCCAGCGCATTACCGATGAAGAAGGGGTGGAACTGCCCTCCAAGCGGATCTATGACAGCTTCATCAGCCGCTATATCGACCAGCCCAATGCCCGGCTGAAATTCGTCGATCACCACACCTATCCCGACACGGCCACCAAGGGCGTGCGGATCGTCGCTGCCGAAATCGCCGATGGCGGCGAGGTCAAGCGCATCGAGGGCAAGGGCAATGGCCCGATCGACGGTTTCGTTAACGCGCTCTCCACCTATCTGGGCATCGAGATTTCGGTGCGCGATTATTCCGAGCACTCCCTGCAACACGGCTCCAACGCAGCAGCCATTGCCTATGTGGAAATGGACCATCCCGGCGGACGGCTGTTCGGTGCCGGTATCAACCAGAACATCGTCACCGCCTCGCTGGAAGCCATCGTCTCGGCCGCCAACCGGGTGCTGGACGCAAGGGCGAAGTAA
- a CDS encoding PAAR domain-containing protein, translating into MPAITRLGDIGSGHPCHFPPTPSIEASGNVFINGRGAVRVGDAYGAHACSSCPEPSHGRALAAGSPTVFINGQPAGRIGDAIDCGGTAAEGSGDVFLDDGA; encoded by the coding sequence ATGCCCGCCATCACCCGCCTCGGCGATATCGGCTCCGGCCATCCCTGCCATTTCCCGCCGACACCCTCCATCGAGGCCAGCGGTAATGTGTTCATCAACGGCCGCGGGGCCGTCCGGGTTGGAGATGCTTATGGGGCGCATGCCTGTTCGTCCTGCCCGGAGCCAAGCCATGGCCGGGCTTTGGCAGCAGGGTCGCCAACGGTCTTCATCAATGGTCAGCCTGCGGGGCGGATTGGCGATGCGATCGATTGCGGCGGGACTGCTGCGGAAGGATCAGGCGACGTGTTTTTGGATGATGGCGCTTGA